A window of Infirmifilum lucidum contains these coding sequences:
- a CDS encoding substrate-binding domain-containing protein, translated as MDRRLLVVVALALIVAASALYVLQQGQPRGKATLRIATTTSLDATGLLDALKREFESMYPDINVTWVAVGTGQAIEIAKRGDADLVLTHDRPLEDQFIIEGYGLHAASFAYNDFAVLGPSDDPAGVRGAKSVVEAFRLIAEAGKQGKAVFVSRGDRSGTHLKELRIWKKAGVDVAGQPWYKETGQGMSQTLMVADQLKNAYTLSDRSTYTAFKDKLSLKVVFEGDPELLNIYRATLVNKTRFPWVNYDAAYKFVKFIVSPKGQALIGNYSKGGAKLFVACFGNLAKLGVNDPYEEQQVAWWREQLQEDP; from the coding sequence ATGGACAGGAGGCTACTAGTTGTAGTTGCTCTAGCCCTGATAGTGGCGGCCTCTGCCTTATACGTCCTCCAGCAGGGCCAGCCTAGAGGCAAGGCTACCCTGAGGATAGCGACGACTACGAGCCTAGACGCGACGGGGCTCCTCGACGCGCTGAAGAGGGAGTTCGAGTCGATGTACCCTGACATAAACGTCACGTGGGTGGCTGTCGGGACAGGACAGGCAATAGAGATAGCTAAGAGGGGCGACGCAGACCTAGTGCTGACCCACGACAGGCCGCTTGAAGACCAGTTCATAATAGAGGGCTACGGGTTGCACGCAGCGTCCTTCGCCTACAACGACTTCGCCGTGCTGGGCCCCTCAGACGACCCCGCGGGGGTTAGGGGCGCCAAGAGCGTCGTGGAGGCGTTCAGGCTCATAGCCGAGGCTGGCAAGCAGGGCAAGGCCGTCTTCGTATCGAGGGGCGACAGGTCGGGCACGCACCTCAAGGAGCTGAGGATATGGAAGAAAGCCGGCGTGGACGTTGCGGGGCAGCCGTGGTACAAGGAGACGGGCCAAGGCATGTCGCAGACGCTCATGGTCGCGGATCAGTTGAAGAACGCGTACACCCTCTCGGACAGGAGCACATACACTGCCTTCAAGGACAAGCTGTCACTTAAGGTGGTCTTCGAAGGCGACCCCGAGCTCTTGAACATATACAGGGCGACGCTAGTGAACAAGACCCGCTTCCCGTGGGTCAACTACGACGCCGCCTACAAGTTCGTCAAGTTCATAGTCTCGCCCAAGGGGCAAGCCCTCATCGGCAACTACTCGAAGGGCGGGGCAAAACTGTTCGTCGCCTGCTTCGGCAACCTGGCGAAGCTCGGCGTCAACGACCCCTACGAGGAGCAACAAGTTGCGTGGTGGAGGGAGCAGTTACAGGAAGACCCCTAA
- a CDS encoding PqqD family peptide modification chaperone, with protein MPIELSKRYYPFFSNARTENTYIRGRLVKSIILVPPLDKVVFLNETATEILVLLGKGLTPLEIVEELSHLYGADRGEVERDVTSFIESGLREGFIREEGSRRVPLDKLENSMQLTQGYLKFPVDVDVEVTRRCNMRCVHCYSNAMPSGEQGPPLEFFETLADELGEGSAMRVLLGGGEPLLRDDIVEIVEAFTSRGLAVHMSTNGLLFDEEIAEELYRAGLRVIQFSLDGIGEIHDTLRGFPGAFDRVVGAIKTAKSLGFTVLVKSVVMRANVHEISKVYELISKLGVDFYSFNRAVPAGRARPNWSKVYVLYSEYEKVLGSVKEALGGSRMEAGFEERLLHVAKPSVAEPPSTCNAGISYISIDANLRVRPCSYFPERFTCGGLYRDWESLKEAWNGCGLLRELRGLSFEKLEEPCRSCRRCYGGCRAAALLLYNRVTAPDPLCPLVERLGGLNAGGRESN; from the coding sequence ATGCCGATCGAGCTAAGCAAGAGGTACTACCCGTTTTTCTCGAACGCGAGGACTGAAAACACGTACATTAGGGGCAGGCTAGTCAAGTCCATCATACTAGTCCCTCCGCTAGACAAGGTTGTATTCCTGAACGAGACGGCGACTGAGATCCTCGTCCTACTGGGCAAGGGCCTCACCCCCCTGGAGATAGTAGAGGAGTTGTCTCACTTGTACGGTGCAGATAGGGGGGAGGTCGAGAGAGATGTTACCAGCTTCATAGAGTCCGGGCTGAGGGAGGGCTTTATTAGAGAGGAAGGGAGCCGGAGAGTTCCTCTGGATAAGCTGGAGAACTCCATGCAACTCACTCAGGGCTACTTGAAGTTTCCTGTAGATGTTGACGTTGAGGTCACTCGGAGGTGTAACATGAGGTGCGTTCACTGCTACTCTAACGCGATGCCCTCTGGAGAACAGGGCCCGCCACTGGAGTTCTTTGAGACCCTGGCAGACGAGCTCGGCGAGGGCTCTGCGATGAGAGTTCTCCTCGGTGGGGGAGAGCCTCTCCTCCGCGACGACATAGTCGAGATAGTTGAGGCGTTTACTTCTAGGGGGTTAGCCGTGCACATGTCCACGAACGGCCTGCTCTTCGACGAAGAGATAGCCGAGGAGCTATACAGGGCAGGCCTGAGAGTCATCCAGTTCAGCCTCGATGGTATCGGCGAGATCCATGATACTCTCAGGGGGTTTCCGGGTGCCTTTGACAGAGTTGTCGGCGCGATAAAAACTGCCAAGAGCCTGGGCTTTACAGTGCTTGTCAAGAGCGTAGTGATGAGGGCTAACGTGCACGAGATTTCAAAGGTCTACGAGTTAATCTCGAAGCTTGGAGTGGACTTTTATTCCTTCAATAGGGCTGTACCTGCGGGGAGGGCGCGCCCCAACTGGAGCAAGGTATATGTACTGTATTCTGAGTATGAAAAAGTGTTGGGGTCAGTGAAGGAGGCTTTGGGCGGGAGCAGAATGGAGGCTGGCTTCGAGGAGAGACTCCTCCACGTGGCCAAGCCCTCCGTTGCAGAACCGCCTAGCACCTGCAATGCTGGGATATCTTACATCTCTATCGACGCGAACCTAAGAGTCAGGCCCTGCAGCTACTTCCCTGAAAGGTTCACGTGCGGGGGGCTCTATAGGGACTGGGAGAGCTTAAAAGAGGCGTGGAACGGCTGCGGGCTTCTGAGAGAGCTTAGAGGCCTATCCTTCGAAAAGCTCGAAGAGCCCTGCAGGTCTTGCAGGAGGTGCTATGGTGGCTGTAGGGCAGCAGCCCTTCTCCTCTACAATAGAGTTACCGCTCCCGACCCACTGTGCCCGCTCGTCGAGAGGCTCGGTGGCTTGAATGCTGGTGGTAGAGAATCTAACTAA
- a CDS encoding MATE family efflux transporter — MGLKKTGLLFYLERIYSVLVGAAFILLVTRNLRPSEFGAWSVVSSVLTYASMATLVNYWVTRFRARGEVESLSTGLALSSAFSLVAMASLAILSRAISDSFDVPYEALVVSVFYLPFLYLNSTMYASLYAVNPPLTAVTEFVFETVKLLAALVFALTSKVTLVTAMLAVLAGHAGQALALAFFTRRDMRHRPSLELAKKVLAYSWVNALGLPASIIALMDVPLISHYASNRAVAYYTVVLTYSNLVGYSYMLGRGLYPSLLQSHENAREKLEETLRFSLLLGVPTALGAVALAPNLLFILNPDYVVAAPVLVAASIASLVGVLNGILSDALQGLEKRDFEGSSPAGLASTYMFKAVVVGLARAVAGITGLVLVLSTVRGDVEIATLARVSWLFAEIMVFASLYALARQHLSLRFVSGVLARYVVASIPMCLVAAYIDPWKVREAFLAVLAGGAVYFTTLYLVDGWFRRLATATLARLARAALRA; from the coding sequence GTGGGTCTGAAGAAGACTGGCCTGCTCTTCTACCTCGAGAGAATATACAGCGTGCTCGTCGGGGCAGCGTTCATACTGCTGGTAACGCGCAACCTTAGGCCTAGCGAGTTCGGCGCCTGGAGCGTGGTGTCGTCTGTCCTCACCTACGCTAGCATGGCTACACTCGTGAACTACTGGGTTACGAGGTTTAGGGCTAGGGGTGAGGTGGAGAGTCTTTCGACGGGCCTGGCCCTGTCGTCGGCGTTTTCCCTGGTGGCAATGGCTTCTCTGGCTATACTGTCCAGGGCTATAAGCGACTCCTTCGACGTCCCCTATGAGGCCCTCGTGGTCTCGGTGTTCTACCTCCCGTTCTTGTACCTGAACAGCACCATGTACGCGTCCCTGTATGCCGTCAACCCGCCCCTCACTGCCGTCACGGAGTTCGTATTCGAGACCGTCAAGCTACTAGCCGCTCTGGTCTTCGCACTGACGTCAAAGGTCACACTTGTAACCGCGATGCTCGCAGTCCTAGCCGGGCATGCAGGCCAGGCGCTAGCCCTCGCTTTCTTCACGAGGAGAGATATGAGGCACAGGCCCAGCCTGGAGCTCGCCAAGAAGGTACTGGCCTACTCGTGGGTGAATGCCCTCGGCCTCCCAGCATCCATCATAGCCTTGATGGACGTGCCCCTAATCTCGCACTACGCCTCCAACAGGGCTGTCGCGTACTACACTGTGGTACTGACATACTCCAACCTCGTGGGCTACTCCTACATGCTAGGCCGCGGCCTGTACCCGAGCCTGCTTCAATCGCACGAGAATGCCAGGGAGAAGCTCGAGGAGACTCTCAGGTTCTCCCTGTTGCTCGGAGTCCCGACAGCCCTGGGCGCCGTAGCCCTTGCACCGAACCTGCTCTTCATCCTCAACCCAGACTACGTAGTGGCCGCCCCTGTCCTAGTTGCCGCCTCGATAGCGTCGCTGGTAGGCGTTCTCAACGGCATCCTCTCGGACGCGTTGCAGGGGCTTGAGAAGCGCGACTTCGAGGGGTCGAGCCCGGCCGGGCTAGCGAGCACGTACATGTTCAAGGCAGTGGTGGTGGGCCTGGCTAGAGCTGTAGCCGGCATTACAGGCCTAGTGCTCGTACTGTCTACAGTGAGGGGGGATGTCGAGATAGCTACTCTTGCGAGGGTTTCCTGGCTCTTCGCCGAGATCATGGTCTTCGCCAGCCTATACGCCCTCGCGAGACAGCACTTGAGCCTCCGCTTCGTGTCAGGGGTGCTCGCCAGGTACGTTGTAGCCTCTATCCCCATGTGCCTTGTCGCGGCCTACATAGACCCGTGGAAGGTCAGGGAAGCCTTCCTCGCAGTCCTCGCTGGAGGGGCAGTATACTTCACAACACTATACCTAGTCGACGGCTGGTTCAGGAGGCTCGCGACAGCTACCCTGGCGCGCCTCGCCCGGGCCGCTCTACGCGCGTAG
- a CDS encoding ABC transporter permease — translation MLRGDVMRPSIDFARAVLGFLWKRLKYTVVGWRAWWFVFVPGEFLNILLGLATWYFFTFYLASTGRVGDIISYIILGMGVNTVLRSALVHLYWAIHGLYSGYLESGGFRMRYWEYYSLAGVPKYVAVVGFMVFDNLRSFVSLALYLVVGVFVFRVISGSLQSYALALSLLLTGYLATFTLGVLVASSFWFFVRYRELTLNPFVWVIDALVPVVSGMYYPLDVLPPYLRAVGELLPHTHTIEAIRVALGVSRGDIVPHAAVLLVYISLLPVAVLVFRKCEHWALRKSGIL, via the coding sequence GTGCTACGTGGTGATGTGATGCGGCCGAGCATCGATTTCGCCAGGGCGGTTCTCGGTTTCCTCTGGAAGAGGCTTAAGTACACGGTAGTGGGGTGGAGAGCGTGGTGGTTCGTCTTCGTTCCGGGAGAGTTTCTAAACATATTGCTCGGGCTTGCAACCTGGTACTTCTTCACTTTTTACCTGGCATCGACTGGCAGGGTGGGGGACATAATTTCCTACATAATCCTTGGAATGGGGGTCAACACTGTGCTGAGGTCTGCTCTGGTTCACCTCTACTGGGCAATTCACGGGCTGTACTCCGGTTACCTGGAGAGTGGAGGCTTCAGGATGAGGTACTGGGAGTACTACAGCCTCGCCGGCGTACCTAAGTACGTGGCGGTTGTTGGCTTCATGGTCTTTGACAACCTCCGCTCTTTCGTAAGCCTGGCACTTTACTTAGTGGTTGGAGTCTTCGTCTTCAGAGTAATCTCTGGGAGCCTGCAGTCCTACGCCCTGGCGCTCTCCCTCCTATTAACAGGCTACCTGGCGACGTTTACCCTGGGGGTGCTCGTTGCCAGCTCTTTCTGGTTTTTCGTGAGATACAGGGAGCTGACGCTGAACCCGTTTGTATGGGTCATAGACGCTCTCGTCCCAGTCGTGAGCGGGATGTACTACCCCCTGGACGTCCTGCCTCCCTACTTGAGGGCTGTTGGAGAGCTCTTACCCCACACGCACACCATAGAGGCTATTCGAGTAGCGCTCGGAGTATCCAGAGGCGACATAGTGCCGCATGCCGCTGTACTACTGGTTTACATCTCTTTGCTTCCAGTAGCCGTACTAGTCTTCAGGAAGTGCGAACACTGGGCATTGAGGAAGTCGGGCATTTTATAA
- a CDS encoding ABC transporter permease, with amino-acid sequence MSDTTIGEILSISLLSLRVSVTAVALSSALGLVLGALVASREFRGRNVLVTVINTLMGTPPVLLGLLLYLLLSRSGPLGWMGILFTPEAMILAQFLLTLPITTGLTVTAVESLPRDVRELISSLRASRVYEALLLLNEARLNLIGAVLTALGRAVSEVGAVIIVGGNIRYQTRVLTTAIVYYTSAGEFDTAIALGAILAVIYLAVNTVIVLLKLRVSRSVA; translated from the coding sequence ATTAGTGACACGACAATAGGCGAGATCCTGTCAATTTCCCTGCTGTCGCTACGGGTATCGGTTACAGCTGTCGCTCTCTCCTCCGCCCTGGGCCTCGTGCTCGGGGCTCTCGTCGCGAGCCGGGAGTTCAGGGGGAGGAACGTCCTGGTAACGGTTATAAACACTCTCATGGGAACTCCGCCCGTGCTCCTGGGGCTCCTCCTCTACCTGCTACTCTCGAGGTCGGGGCCGCTCGGCTGGATGGGTATCCTCTTCACCCCGGAGGCGATGATACTGGCGCAGTTCCTGCTGACACTCCCAATAACGACTGGGCTCACAGTAACGGCCGTCGAGTCCCTACCGAGGGACGTCAGAGAGCTCATATCCTCGCTCAGAGCGAGTAGGGTCTATGAGGCCCTGCTCCTCCTCAACGAGGCGAGGCTAAACCTCATAGGCGCCGTCCTAACGGCACTCGGCAGGGCTGTCTCAGAGGTGGGAGCAGTCATAATAGTGGGCGGGAACATAAGGTACCAGACGCGTGTCCTCACGACGGCGATAGTCTACTACACTAGTGCCGGCGAGTTCGACACGGCCATAGCGCTGGGCGCTATCCTGGCAGTAATATACCTGGCGGTCAACACTGTGATAGTCCTCCTGAAGCTACGGGTGAGCAGGAGTGTCGCTTAA
- a CDS encoding ABC transporter ATP-binding protein, protein MSLKAQEVSKSYNGVPVLRRVSVEAPRGRVTCIIGPNGSGKTTLLRIVAFLEKPDSGKMFLDGAELTPGSERIKSIAYLPQRPVALTASVYNNLYLPLRARGLSAAEASARARRYLGLLGLRGLEEKPAQKLSGGQRQLLGVARVLALEPEVLLLDEPTSHLDTANASRVRELVRDYVRERGAIAVVVSHSPQEVRELSDTTVLLVEGSVRRVYASPSEAEEAFKLFYTP, encoded by the coding sequence GTGTCGCTTAAGGCCCAGGAGGTCTCCAAGAGCTACAACGGAGTCCCCGTGCTGAGGCGCGTCAGCGTCGAGGCCCCCAGGGGCCGCGTAACCTGCATCATAGGGCCCAACGGATCCGGGAAGACCACGCTACTTAGGATAGTAGCGTTCCTCGAGAAGCCCGACAGCGGCAAGATGTTCCTGGACGGCGCCGAGCTGACGCCCGGGAGCGAGAGGATCAAGAGCATAGCCTACCTGCCCCAGCGGCCCGTAGCCCTTACCGCGAGCGTGTACAATAACCTGTACCTCCCGCTGAGGGCCCGGGGCCTCTCAGCGGCAGAGGCGTCGGCTAGGGCCAGGAGGTACCTCGGCCTCCTAGGCCTCAGGGGGCTGGAGGAGAAGCCCGCGCAGAAGCTATCGGGCGGGCAGAGGCAGCTGCTCGGGGTGGCTAGAGTCCTGGCCCTCGAGCCCGAAGTACTCCTGCTCGACGAGCCCACGAGCCACCTGGACACGGCTAACGCCTCCAGGGTCAGGGAACTGGTAAGGGATTACGTGAGGGAGCGCGGGGCCATCGCAGTAGTAGTGTCGCACTCCCCCCAGGAGGTTAGAGAGCTGTCCGACACCACGGTACTGCTCGTCGAGGGCTCCGTGAGGAGGGTCTACGCATCGCCGTCCGAGGCCGAGGAAGCCTTCAAACTGTTCTACACGCCCTAG
- a CDS encoding NUDIX domain-containing protein, with translation MSASPEVVGDTLLCEGRRVRLYRREVRYGGKTYVRDVVAFGQGVVIVPVKSDGRIVFVEQWRAPLKRWVIELPAGKLEEGEKPLEAARRELEEETGYRAGKWEYVGGFSVAPGYSDEVLHFFIASGLEHVGARPELGEVIRVVEMGPGEYLESVAGGVGDLKTVAGVLLYISARGRGGSWV, from the coding sequence GTGTCTGCTAGCCCCGAGGTAGTCGGAGACACACTGCTGTGTGAGGGCAGGAGGGTGAGGCTCTACAGGCGGGAAGTGAGGTACGGGGGCAAGACCTACGTGCGCGACGTGGTGGCCTTCGGGCAGGGCGTCGTCATAGTGCCAGTTAAAAGCGACGGGAGGATAGTGTTCGTGGAGCAGTGGCGCGCCCCGCTGAAGCGCTGGGTAATCGAGTTGCCAGCGGGGAAGCTCGAGGAGGGAGAAAAACCCCTTGAGGCTGCTAGGCGCGAGCTGGAGGAGGAGACGGGGTACAGGGCCGGGAAGTGGGAGTACGTTGGGGGCTTCAGCGTTGCCCCGGGCTACAGCGACGAGGTACTGCACTTCTTCATAGCTAGTGGGCTTGAACACGTCGGGGCGCGCCCTGAGCTCGGGGAGGTCATAAGGGTGGTCGAGATGGGCCCTGGCGAGTACCTGGAGAGCGTGGCAGGCGGGGTGGGGGACCTCAAGACGGTGGCAGGGGTTCTCCTCTACATTTCCGCTAGGGGGCGTGGTGGCTCGTGGGTCTGA
- a CDS encoding DNA methyltransferase family protein: MSTSGFVSEPVVNTEIAKILSELGLDARAERVYQHRRPDIKIYHKGLIIGIESSYNKSDAENDAVVRIRQGLVDIALALYIKQRFSDMPESELREAVRNARFDARVYTEEKYRESLPTSEGWFVDVDLVTLKNIIDNVADFMIREEDIESVVKEAEEKISNFINVTRSIDERSDIDGRIHKEIYNVLYRLYGLQPSEDPEIIFGHAALSIMLSAVLFERVVGQIDSYLKQGYIKGLREALIDLKKKNYGEAVGGTIEILDILDRLLPRDVYGNFELRIRSLVDLAKSIARRRALLAKDLAGRIYHRITGDIAIKKGFATYYTEIPSAYLLATLASRVLLGLDGRSITELSSDEARKIISRVKSIKVGDFSCGSGSLLTATKYVLIDRIAAALNYYYELGEDLSEVSRRFVERSVYGVDALKYASQITALNLALMTPTVVSKQNIYTVYLGYLEDKDTVWLGSLELLRDSKSVSGILKWLGSIKGGAEKVTLENSESVFEIPGEFDLIIMNPPFTRATGRVGKDFKEGREGLFGFIVDEKLRRKLLGEYDKLRQGVARDLKSIAKRLAERELSGVIKEIVVNEPKEYKQYLAIGQAGEGLLFLYLAYKYIGENGVIAFVLPRNVLAGTSWFLARALLASKFHVRYVVVSSDSENGYNFSEGTSLSEALIVAKRTDAHSEHEETVFVNLLRKPKTALEAIILAEKAAEQASKTGSGAYRVDGVAEIIKAKRGVLMENLDNWNRIFYAHMAGYFYGIPLTHLGNLVNVVGLAVRGGTFHEVFKIVGKEPYPISAPVIPALIGGGEEVRFKIRVRPNASVACLNERYLETRSKFLVPDRIRVNTAHALALYSTEEVVSNIFFGLKPKEGLTEEHMKAIILWFNTTWGIVSTLANRTETEGPWSRLTITKWRLTQALDVSRLGEEKIMALARVLDENADKPLRTIPEQFNPDKPDPVRLSIDIGFLKALNPGSSEEEIRRELVKLYRHVYMMLSLWTGM; this comes from the coding sequence ATGTCAACTAGTGGCTTTGTTTCCGAGCCTGTGGTTAATACTGAGATTGCCAAGATATTGAGCGAGCTCGGGCTTGATGCCAGGGCTGAAAGAGTGTATCAGCACAGGAGACCGGATATAAAGATTTACCACAAGGGTCTGATAATAGGCATCGAATCATCGTATAACAAGAGCGATGCTGAAAACGATGCTGTGGTGAGGATCAGACAGGGTCTCGTTGACATTGCGCTGGCGCTCTATATCAAGCAAAGGTTCAGCGACATGCCGGAGAGCGAGTTAAGGGAGGCGGTGAGAAACGCCAGGTTTGATGCCAGAGTCTACACAGAAGAGAAGTATAGAGAGTCACTACCTACCTCAGAGGGGTGGTTTGTCGACGTGGATCTGGTGACGCTGAAGAACATTATTGATAATGTAGCGGACTTCATGATAAGAGAGGAGGACATTGAGAGTGTTGTGAAAGAAGCCGAGGAAAAGATCAGCAATTTTATAAATGTAACTAGAAGTATTGATGAACGTAGTGATATAGACGGGAGGATTCACAAGGAAATATATAACGTGCTCTACAGGTTGTACGGGCTACAGCCGTCCGAGGATCCTGAGATAATATTTGGCCATGCGGCCCTCTCAATAATGCTTTCAGCAGTGCTTTTTGAGCGAGTGGTGGGCCAGATAGACAGTTACTTGAAGCAGGGGTATATAAAGGGTCTCAGAGAAGCACTTATTGACCTGAAGAAGAAAAACTACGGGGAGGCGGTGGGTGGCACCATAGAAATCCTTGATATTCTTGACCGGTTGCTCCCAAGGGATGTTTACGGAAACTTTGAACTGAGGATTAGAAGTTTGGTAGACTTGGCTAAAAGTATAGCTAGGAGAAGGGCTTTACTGGCTAAGGATCTGGCTGGCAGGATTTATCACAGGATTACAGGTGATATTGCCATTAAAAAGGGCTTTGCCACATACTACACAGAGATCCCCAGTGCTTACCTGTTGGCTACGCTGGCCAGTAGAGTGCTCTTGGGGCTTGATGGAAGAAGTATCACGGAGCTGAGTAGCGATGAAGCGAGAAAAATAATTAGCAGGGTTAAGAGCATTAAAGTTGGCGACTTCTCATGCGGCTCAGGAAGCCTCTTAACAGCCACTAAATACGTGCTTATTGATAGGATAGCCGCGGCGCTCAACTACTATTACGAGTTAGGGGAGGACTTAAGCGAGGTGAGCAGAAGGTTTGTCGAGAGGAGTGTTTACGGGGTTGATGCTCTTAAGTATGCATCGCAGATAACGGCGTTAAACCTCGCATTAATGACTCCAACTGTTGTTTCCAAGCAGAACATATACACAGTATACCTCGGTTACCTCGAGGACAAGGACACGGTGTGGCTCGGCTCCCTGGAGCTGTTGAGGGATAGTAAAAGTGTTAGCGGCATCCTTAAGTGGCTTGGAAGCATAAAGGGTGGCGCAGAGAAGGTGACACTGGAGAACAGCGAGAGCGTATTCGAAATCCCAGGTGAGTTCGACCTGATAATCATGAATCCTCCATTCACGAGGGCCACTGGGAGGGTTGGAAAGGATTTCAAGGAGGGTAGAGAGGGGTTGTTTGGCTTTATCGTAGACGAGAAACTGAGGAGAAAACTTCTCGGCGAATACGATAAACTTAGGCAGGGTGTTGCCAGGGATCTCAAGTCAATAGCCAAGCGCCTTGCCGAGAGGGAGTTGAGCGGCGTTATTAAGGAGATTGTGGTAAACGAGCCGAAAGAGTACAAGCAGTACCTAGCTATTGGACAGGCGGGTGAGGGTTTACTCTTCCTCTACCTGGCTTACAAATATATCGGCGAGAATGGTGTCATAGCGTTCGTCCTGCCCAGGAATGTATTAGCTGGGACTTCGTGGTTCCTAGCTAGAGCCTTACTGGCCAGCAAGTTCCACGTTAGGTATGTCGTGGTCAGCAGCGACAGCGAGAACGGCTATAACTTCTCGGAGGGGACTAGCTTGAGTGAGGCTCTAATAGTGGCTAAGAGAACCGATGCCCACAGCGAGCACGAGGAGACGGTGTTCGTGAACCTACTTAGGAAGCCGAAAACAGCTCTTGAGGCAATTATTCTGGCAGAGAAGGCCGCTGAGCAGGCCTCGAAGACAGGCAGCGGGGCTTACCGGGTAGACGGCGTTGCAGAGATAATAAAGGCTAAGAGGGGGGTTCTCATGGAGAACCTGGACAACTGGAATAGAATATTCTACGCCCACATGGCAGGATACTTTTACGGGATACCTCTCACGCATCTAGGCAACCTTGTCAACGTCGTTGGGCTGGCCGTTAGGGGCGGGACGTTTCACGAGGTTTTCAAAATAGTGGGCAAGGAGCCATACCCGATAAGCGCGCCCGTAATCCCAGCCCTAATAGGTGGTGGTGAGGAAGTTAGGTTTAAAATCAGGGTTAGGCCAAACGCTAGTGTTGCGTGCCTGAATGAAAGGTACCTAGAAACTAGAAGCAAGTTCCTAGTTCCTGACAGGATTAGGGTGAATACAGCACACGCCTTAGCCCTGTACTCCACGGAGGAAGTTGTTTCCAACATATTCTTTGGCCTGAAGCCAAAGGAGGGCCTGACCGAGGAGCACATGAAGGCAATAATACTGTGGTTCAACACGACGTGGGGCATAGTCTCAACACTGGCCAACAGAACTGAGACCGAGGGGCCATGGTCTAGACTGACGATAACCAAGTGGAGATTAACGCAGGCATTAGATGTCTCAAGACTTGGTGAGGAGAAAATAATGGCTTTAGCTAGAGTGCTAGATGAAAACGCCGACAAGCCGCTACGTACGATTCCAGAGCAATTTAACCCAGACAAACCAGATCCGGTAAGGCTCTCTATAGATATAGGATTCCTAAAGGCTCTGAACCCGGGCTCAAGTGAAGAGGAGATTAGAAGAGAGTTAGTGAAACTATATAGACACGTATATATGATGCTTAGCCTATGGACAGGCATGTAG
- a CDS encoding ABC transporter ATP-binding protein: MLVVENLTKDFLSYTYKKFSVPMNYIPLLYFYYKIAERTGGIERKVVRVLDNITFRVKQGEVLAILGPNGSGKTTLLRILAGLSEPTSGAISWNGEDLTWLPERRQRLCMYIPGLLGARIFTDSSLTVRNNLRRFAEFCGASGSKVDEVLALTGLDEVKDSFIYELSTGYLARITIAIGLIRDAEVYLLDETFLGLSLETKNALMDYVRDSLASRMEKAVILATNDIRDAERIADRFLFLYNGRVVEEGDVRSLLGKFKLGDRIKISVRCELSSELVRSLESYGKVSYRVEYGTVELTVLVEDAERAIPVILGEVVSRGCVPSSLSVDRPTLEDVYMHLYADKWKKPQASEVTGCYVVM, translated from the coding sequence ATGCTGGTGGTAGAGAATCTAACTAAGGACTTCCTAAGCTATACTTACAAGAAGTTCTCGGTTCCGATGAACTACATCCCACTCCTCTACTTCTACTACAAGATCGCCGAGAGAACAGGCGGAATAGAGAGGAAAGTTGTTAGAGTTTTGGACAACATAACGTTTAGGGTCAAGCAGGGAGAAGTGCTGGCAATTCTAGGTCCAAACGGTTCCGGGAAAACTACTCTTCTCAGGATCCTGGCAGGGCTCAGCGAGCCGACTTCGGGTGCTATAAGCTGGAACGGAGAGGATTTGACGTGGCTCCCGGAGAGGAGGCAGAGGCTCTGCATGTACATCCCGGGGCTCTTGGGCGCGAGGATTTTCACTGATAGCTCGCTTACGGTGAGGAATAACTTGAGGAGGTTTGCAGAGTTCTGCGGGGCTTCTGGGAGCAAAGTCGACGAAGTTTTGGCTCTCACCGGACTAGATGAGGTGAAGGACAGCTTCATATACGAGCTGTCTACGGGGTACCTGGCCAGGATTACCATAGCCATAGGCTTGATAAGGGACGCAGAGGTGTACTTACTAGACGAGACGTTTCTAGGCCTCTCCCTCGAGACGAAGAACGCTCTAATGGACTATGTTAGGGACAGTCTAGCCAGCAGGATGGAGAAAGCCGTCATACTGGCTACGAATGACATAAGGGATGCTGAGAGGATCGCGGATCGCTTCCTATTCCTCTACAACGGCCGCGTCGTGGAGGAGGGTGACGTCAGAAGCCTCCTCGGAAAGTTCAAGCTGGGCGATAGGATAAAGATTAGTGTGAGGTGCGAGCTCTCTAGCGAGCTGGTTAGAAGCCTAGAGTCTTACGGAAAAGTGAGCTACAGAGTAGAGTATGGCACCGTGGAATTGACAGTACTGGTCGAAGACGCTGAGAGGGCGATCCCTGTGATACTGGGAGAAGTGGTATCCAGGGGCTGCGTGCCGAGCTCTCTCTCAGTCGACAGGCCCACGCTGGAGGACGTGTACATGCACCTCTATGCCGACAAGTGGAAAAAGCCCCAGGCCTCAGAGGTGACAGGGTGCTACGTGGTGATGTGA